Proteins from one Chaetodon auriga isolate fChaAug3 chromosome 19, fChaAug3.hap1, whole genome shotgun sequence genomic window:
- the slc35e4 gene encoding solute carrier family 35 member E4 isoform X2: MISADGFSKCEATLQDRGRRRPPAEMLHLLSAVIVWLVTGTTISSLNKWIFAVYNFRYPLLLSALHMLTAIVVDYGLIKLQVIRHRGAGEQDLTPSAKYKVFLLSLTFCASIAFGNMGLNYVQLSFAQMIYTTTPLFTLAISTLILGKQHHILKYTAMMPICLGASFSIMGEVQFDQTGCFFVFAATMLRGVKSIQQSILLQEEKINSVFLLYLMSIPSFCILAVAALALENWALLESPLHYDRHLWVFILLSCLGSVMYNLASCCVITLTSAVTLHILGNLSVVGNLLLSQLLFGSELSTLSCAGAVLTLSGMLIYQNSEFIVSYLDARKAKAKKSGQVDLHTADGEDFDKACASEPTYHLQRPDRKQEDKID, from the exons ATGATCAGCGCCGATGGCTTCTCAAAATGCGAGGCGACTCTGCAagacagaggcaggaggaggccACCCGCAGAGATGCtccatctgctgtctgctgttattGTCTGGCTGGTGACAGGAACCACCATCTCCAGCCTCAACAAATGGATATTTGCCGTTTACAACTTCAGGtaccctctgctgctgtcagcgcTGCACATGCTGACAGCCATAGTGGTGGACTACGGGCTGATCAAACTGCAGGTGATCCGCCACAGAGGAGCTGGGGAGCAGGACCTGACCCCCAGCGCGAAATATAAGGTGTTCCTGTTGAGTCTGACATTTTGTGCCAGCATCGCCTTTGGGAACATGGGTCTGAACTATGTCCAGCTGTCATTTGCACAAATGATCTATACCACCACCCCACTCTTTACTCTGGCCATCTCCACGCTGATCCTGGGCAAGCAGCATCACATCCTCAAATACACAGCCATGATGCCCATCTGCCTGGGAGCCTCCTTCAGCATCATGGGAGAGGTCCAGTTTGATCAGACTGGCTGCTTCTTTGTGTTCGCAGCGACCATGTTGAGGGGTGTCAAGTCCATTCAGCAGA GCATCTTACTTCAGGAGGAGAAAATCAACTCTGTGTTCTTGCTCTACTTGATGTCCATTCCTAGCTTCTGCATCTTGGCTGTGGCAGCTCTGGCCTTAGAAAACTGGGCTCTGCTGGAGTCGCCGCTGCATTACGACCGCCACCTGTGGGTCTTTATCTTGCTCAGTTGCCTGGGCTCAGTCATGTACAACTTGGCCAGCTGCTGCGTCATCACGCTCACCTCCGCTGTCACTCTACATATTCTCGGCAACCTGAGCGTGGTGGGGAACCTGCTGTTATCTCAGCTGCTTTTCGGCAGCGAGCTGTCCACTCTCAGCTGTGCCGGCGCGGTACTGACATTGTCCGGCATGCTTATTTATCAGAACTCCGAGTTTATCGTCAGCTACCTGGACGCACGCAAGGCCAAAGCTAAGAAGTCCGGACAGGTGGATTTGCAcactgcagatggagaggaCTTTGACAAAGCTTGTGCATCTGAACCAACATATCATCTGCAGAGACCggacagaaaacaggaggaCAAGATAGACTGA
- the slc35e4 gene encoding solute carrier family 35 member E4 isoform X1 has protein sequence MCFPFREDNDTNMISADGFSKCEATLQDRGRRRPPAEMLHLLSAVIVWLVTGTTISSLNKWIFAVYNFRYPLLLSALHMLTAIVVDYGLIKLQVIRHRGAGEQDLTPSAKYKVFLLSLTFCASIAFGNMGLNYVQLSFAQMIYTTTPLFTLAISTLILGKQHHILKYTAMMPICLGASFSIMGEVQFDQTGCFFVFAATMLRGVKSIQQSILLQEEKINSVFLLYLMSIPSFCILAVAALALENWALLESPLHYDRHLWVFILLSCLGSVMYNLASCCVITLTSAVTLHILGNLSVVGNLLLSQLLFGSELSTLSCAGAVLTLSGMLIYQNSEFIVSYLDARKAKAKKSGQVDLHTADGEDFDKACASEPTYHLQRPDRKQEDKID, from the exons ATGTGTTTTCCTTTTAGAGAGGACAATGATACGAACATGATCAGCGCCGATGGCTTCTCAAAATGCGAGGCGACTCTGCAagacagaggcaggaggaggccACCCGCAGAGATGCtccatctgctgtctgctgttattGTCTGGCTGGTGACAGGAACCACCATCTCCAGCCTCAACAAATGGATATTTGCCGTTTACAACTTCAGGtaccctctgctgctgtcagcgcTGCACATGCTGACAGCCATAGTGGTGGACTACGGGCTGATCAAACTGCAGGTGATCCGCCACAGAGGAGCTGGGGAGCAGGACCTGACCCCCAGCGCGAAATATAAGGTGTTCCTGTTGAGTCTGACATTTTGTGCCAGCATCGCCTTTGGGAACATGGGTCTGAACTATGTCCAGCTGTCATTTGCACAAATGATCTATACCACCACCCCACTCTTTACTCTGGCCATCTCCACGCTGATCCTGGGCAAGCAGCATCACATCCTCAAATACACAGCCATGATGCCCATCTGCCTGGGAGCCTCCTTCAGCATCATGGGAGAGGTCCAGTTTGATCAGACTGGCTGCTTCTTTGTGTTCGCAGCGACCATGTTGAGGGGTGTCAAGTCCATTCAGCAGA GCATCTTACTTCAGGAGGAGAAAATCAACTCTGTGTTCTTGCTCTACTTGATGTCCATTCCTAGCTTCTGCATCTTGGCTGTGGCAGCTCTGGCCTTAGAAAACTGGGCTCTGCTGGAGTCGCCGCTGCATTACGACCGCCACCTGTGGGTCTTTATCTTGCTCAGTTGCCTGGGCTCAGTCATGTACAACTTGGCCAGCTGCTGCGTCATCACGCTCACCTCCGCTGTCACTCTACATATTCTCGGCAACCTGAGCGTGGTGGGGAACCTGCTGTTATCTCAGCTGCTTTTCGGCAGCGAGCTGTCCACTCTCAGCTGTGCCGGCGCGGTACTGACATTGTCCGGCATGCTTATTTATCAGAACTCCGAGTTTATCGTCAGCTACCTGGACGCACGCAAGGCCAAAGCTAAGAAGTCCGGACAGGTGGATTTGCAcactgcagatggagaggaCTTTGACAAAGCTTGTGCATCTGAACCAACATATCATCTGCAGAGACCggacagaaaacaggaggaCAAGATAGACTGA
- the osbp2a gene encoding oxysterol-binding protein 2, which translates to MNELVKSLPSPTLPGLHLPSSDTYRGWLFKWTNYLKGYQRRWFVLSNGLLSYYRTQAEMAHTCRGTIPLATAHIEVGDTCHLVLTSGGRSYHLKATSDGECQRWVSALQQAKANATLLMHHSDDSGDEGSVPQEDRVLTQGVLKTLASKLDDLSTCNELIGKHGAALQRSLSELEELRVSGDSTDKVKAVNERATLIRITSNAMINACRDFLDVAESYSRRWQKALQHVREQRHHLEETIEQLAKQHNSLERAWRENPTSYTGVERSQEGDASDENDEAEFFDAMEDSPAFITVTASGNTQHKRSGSNQSMMSGGVSNDWTHNENDTSGTNHMLRRTRRSRIPDKPNYSLNLWSIMKNCIGKDLSKIPMPVNFNEPLSMLQRLTEDLEYSELLDRAARCDSSLEQMCLVAAFSVSSYSTTVHRTAKPFNPLLGETYELDRLEEYGYRSISEQVSHHPPAAAHHVTSQRGWTLWQHITIDSKFRGKYISVMPFGNIHLQFHSSGNHYVWSKVTSTVHNIIVGKLWIDQSGDIDIVNNTTKDTCRLKFSPYSYFSREVPRKVTGVVEDREGTAHYILSGTWDDKMESAKIVDSSQGCGGSEGKQKTVYQTLQPKLLWKKYPLPDNAENMHFFSSLALTLNEPEEGVAPTDSRLRPDQRLMEAGLWDEANVQKQRLEECQRLERKRKEAQASQALEEGQDIEGYQPLWFEKRTDDSTGESTYVYRGGYWEAKERQDWSQCSEIF; encoded by the exons ATGAACGAGCTGGTGAAGAGTTTGCCCTCCCCGACTCTGCCGGGACTCCACCTGCCGTCCTCGGATACCTACAGAGGCTGGCTCTTTAAATGGACCAACTACCTGAAGGGCTACCAGCGCCGGTGGTTCGTCCTCAGTAACGGCCTGCTGTCCTACTACAG GACTCAGGCGGAGATGGCACACACCTGCCGGGGCACCATTCCCTTGGCAACGGCGCACATCGAGGTGGGTGACACCTGCCACTTGGTGTTAACGAGCGGAGGCCGAAGCTACCACCTGAAGGCCACTTCAGACGGAGAGTGTCAGCGATGGGTGTCAGCCCTGCAGCAAGCGAAGGCCAATGCTACTCTGCTGATGCATCACTCAG ATGACTCAGGAGATGAAGGCTCTGTACCTCAGGAGGACCGAGTCCTAACCCAAGGGGTGCTCAAGACTCTGGCCAGCAAGCTAGACGACCTGAGCACCTGTAATGAACTGATCGGAAAGCACGGGGCCGCCCTGCAGCGCTCCCTCAGCGAACTCGAGGAACTGCGTGTATCCGGTGACAGCACAGACAAAGTGAAAGCTGTTAATGAGCGAGCCACCCTGATCCGCATCACCTCCAATGCTATGATCAAT GCTTGTCGTGACTTTCTGGACGTAGCAGAATCTTACAGCCGGAGGTGGCAAAAGGCCCTGCAGCATGTGAGAGAACAGCGTCACCATCTGGAGGAGACCATCGAACAGCTAGCCAAACAGCACAACAGCTTAGAGAGAGCCTGGAGGGAGAATCCCACCTCGTATACAG GTGTGGAGCGGTCTCAGGAGGGGGATGCGAGTGACGAGAATGACGAGGCAGAGTTCTTCGATGCCATGGAGGACTCCCCTGCATTCATAACCGTGACTGCTAGTGGCAACACACAGCACAA GCGCTCAGGGAGTAATCAGAGTATGATGAGCGGAGGAGTGTCCAATGACTGGACTCACAATGAGAAT gacACCTCAGGCACAAACCACATGCTACGAAGAACAAGACGCAGTCGTATTCCCGACAAACCAAATTACTCTCTTAACCTGTGGAGCATCATGAAGAACTGTATTGGCAAAGACCTGTCCAAAATACCCATGcct GTAAACTTCAACGAGCCGTTGTCAATGCTGCAGCGCCTGACGGAGGATCTGGAGTACAGCGAGCTCCTGGACCGGGCGGCTCGCTGCGACTCCTCTCTGGAGCAGATGTGCCTGGTGGCagccttttctgtctcctcctacTCCACCACCGTCCATCGTACAGCCAAACCCTTCAACCCTCTGCTGGGGGAGACGTACGAGCTGGACCGACTGGAGGAGTACGGTTATCGCTCCATCTCTGAGCAG GTCAGTCATCACCCACCAGCTGCTGCCCACCATGTGACCTCACAGCGAGGATGGACCTTGTGGCAGCACATCACTATTGATAGCAAGTTTCGTGGGAAATACATTTCTGTCATGCCATTTG GAAACATTCACCTGCAGTTCCACTCAAGCGGAAACCACTACGTGTGGAGCAAAGTGACTTCAACGGTGCACAACATCATTGTGGGGAAGCTCTGGATTGATCAG TCTGGAGACATTGACATTGTCAACAACACTACCAAGGACACCTGCCGCCTCAAATTCTCCCCCTACAGCTATTTCTCCAGAGAAGTCCCACGTAAA GTGACAGGAGTGGTAGAGGACAGAGAGGGCACAGCCCATTACATCCTGTCAGGAACCTGGGACGACAAGATGGAGAGTGCCAAGATAGTGGACAGCAGCCAAGGGTGCGGAGGCTCTGAAGGCAAACAAAAGACCGTTTATCAGACTCTTCAGCCCAAACTGTTGTGGAAGAAATATCCTCTCCC AGATAATGCAGAAAACATGcactttttctcctccttggcTCTGACTCTCAATGAACCAGAAGAGGGCGTCGCGCCCACTGACAGTCGCCTGCGGCCAGACCAGCGCCTGATGGAGGCAGGCCTGTGGGATGAAGCAAATGTCCAGAAGCAGCGTCTGGAGGAGTGTCagaggctggagaggaagagaaaggaggcTCAAGCCAGTCAGGCCCTGGAGGAAG GGCAAGACATCGAGGGTTACCAGCCCCTGTGGTTTGAGAAGAGGACAGATGATTCAACAGGAGAAAGCACATACGTCTACAGGGGGGGCTACTGGGAGGCCAAAGAAAGGCAGGACTGGAGCCAATGTTCTGAAATCTTCTAG